A region of Fibrobacter succinogenes subsp. succinogenes S85 DNA encodes the following proteins:
- a CDS encoding phosphoglycerate mutase family protein has translation MKKFGLTAIGFAAFWASLWMAGCGSDGNPATGNGDIDPNQPISLFDTLSVPGAANLPACDASREGRAFFVQNENLPRLCVKGSWRSAADSTDFSITCSDGFLHAVDKISPTGTIVGSADTVFVEGFISPMTGIAQKGPFVFGTSVTVTEANKEFNTETYQKAEGCILTNDGRYTFNEVHSNSNCMKIRATGFYRNEVTGRVSNNPITLAAKTCSPEHANVNILTHITIPRIEQLTMNHIDFAEAKAQAEREAFAAFGIDTVMLYSQPYFTDGRTDKPVAEDLNMFGNSEYSAALFAISAMIQGERSENDMMNLANNLAEDLKGDGIWNDQNWKIQIADWIVGLDTLWKYNDIRNNVSSWGMNIPNFERYMRAFIPIAYGFEPCTDANAGQVTYVNQGQSALFANDYEHADHSKVRFICDVSSKEWRIAQPIEKDTAGFGPGEYDKEVREGRVNHDNYYIFETATNAWRVATPQEADGFTDLVEVYANLKSDEKAVFIIRHSERTDDTGPNGHLTSNGKTYARNLGTRLATIAKEDFYYGYSGYTRTQETCEEIAIGKGQVGYTLNILPYMDGAWYIKDEATANNYINAEGGWVVFSKYGFTGAYPDAFYDLETRSEELLKNNILANLPAMKRVSVMCTHDYLVVPLLAYTTNGHANVRYYEKWRWVNYLSGVAMIISADGSVRYVPVKGLESGTM, from the coding sequence ATGAAGAAATTTGGTTTAACAGCGATTGGTTTTGCTGCTTTTTGGGCATCGTTATGGATGGCGGGCTGTGGCTCTGACGGAAACCCCGCCACCGGCAATGGCGACATTGACCCGAACCAGCCGATTTCTCTTTTCGATACCTTGAGCGTTCCGGGCGCAGCCAACTTGCCTGCTTGCGACGCAAGTCGTGAAGGTCGCGCATTCTTTGTGCAGAACGAGAACTTGCCGCGACTTTGCGTAAAAGGCTCTTGGCGCAGTGCAGCGGACTCCACAGACTTTAGCATCACCTGCAGCGACGGATTTTTGCACGCAGTTGACAAAATTTCGCCAACCGGAACAATCGTCGGTAGCGCAGACACAGTCTTTGTTGAAGGCTTCATTTCGCCGATGACAGGCATTGCGCAAAAAGGGCCGTTCGTCTTTGGCACAAGCGTTACCGTCACCGAAGCGAACAAGGAATTCAACACCGAAACTTACCAAAAAGCAGAAGGCTGCATCCTCACGAATGACGGACGCTATACCTTTAACGAAGTCCACTCAAATTCCAACTGCATGAAAATCAGGGCGACCGGTTTTTACCGCAACGAAGTGACAGGCAGAGTTTCGAACAACCCCATTACACTTGCTGCAAAGACTTGCTCGCCCGAACATGCGAACGTGAACATCCTCACGCACATTACCATCCCGCGCATTGAACAGCTCACGATGAACCACATCGACTTTGCCGAAGCCAAGGCGCAGGCGGAGCGCGAAGCATTTGCCGCATTCGGGATTGACACGGTCATGCTTTATTCGCAGCCGTACTTCACCGACGGACGCACCGACAAGCCCGTTGCCGAAGATTTGAACATGTTCGGGAATAGCGAATACAGTGCCGCACTGTTTGCCATCTCCGCCATGATTCAAGGCGAGCGCAGCGAGAACGACATGATGAATCTTGCGAACAATCTCGCCGAAGACCTCAAGGGCGATGGCATTTGGAACGACCAGAACTGGAAAATTCAAATCGCCGACTGGATTGTAGGTCTCGACACACTCTGGAAATACAACGACATCCGCAACAACGTTTCATCATGGGGCATGAACATTCCGAACTTTGAGCGCTACATGCGCGCGTTTATCCCTATCGCTTACGGTTTTGAGCCATGCACTGACGCCAACGCAGGGCAGGTCACGTACGTCAATCAAGGTCAAAGCGCCCTTTTCGCCAACGACTATGAGCACGCAGACCATTCCAAAGTCCGATTCATTTGCGACGTGAGTTCCAAGGAATGGCGCATTGCACAGCCCATCGAAAAAGACACGGCTGGATTCGGCCCCGGCGAATACGACAAGGAAGTCCGCGAAGGCCGCGTGAATCACGACAACTATTACATCTTCGAGACCGCCACAAACGCATGGCGCGTCGCCACCCCGCAGGAAGCCGACGGATTTACAGACCTCGTTGAAGTTTATGCAAATCTCAAGTCCGATGAAAAAGCGGTCTTCATTATCCGCCACAGCGAACGCACCGATGACACGGGCCCGAACGGCCACTTGACCAGCAACGGAAAAACATACGCCCGCAATTTAGGCACCCGCCTCGCGACGATCGCCAAGGAAGATTTTTACTACGGTTATTCGGGCTACACACGCACGCAAGAAACTTGCGAAGAAATCGCCATTGGCAAAGGTCAAGTCGGTTACACGCTCAACATCCTCCCCTACATGGACGGGGCCTGGTACATTAAGGACGAAGCCACCGCCAACAACTATATCAACGCCGAAGGCGGCTGGGTTGTATTTTCCAAGTACGGTTTTACAGGAGCCTATCCGGACGCATTCTACGATTTAGAAACTCGCAGCGAAGAACTCCTGAAGAACAACATCCTCGCAAACCTCCCGGCCATGAAACGCGTCAGTGTCATGTGTACGCACGATTACCTCGTCGTGCCGCTCCTCGCCTATACCACCAACGGCCACGCAAACGTGCGCTATTACGAAAAATGGCGCTGGGTCAATTACCTCTCGGGCGTTGCAATGATTATCTCCGCTGACGGTTCCGTGCGTTACGTCCCCGTCAAGGGACTTGAATCCGGTACGATGTAA
- the rsmG gene encoding 16S rRNA (guanine(527)-N(7))-methyltransferase RsmG → MANSSWSKNSKPRSGASALGKDFIPHMKAPRTEFPLFNGKRVTPSLAGLDKLLHYYGVELQQDTLKQIWEFHQLLRANNDDQDLTRLNAFETMVERHYADCTLINAYVPKWPARMIDVGSGAGFPGIPLKIVNPSIRLTLCEPRPNRINFLNMVIEKMGLKGIDVFGHKVTSRSMTIPVDGVISRAFELMEKTLPRIANSLKVGGRVYFMKGPAVADELKTFYPEDFGYKFVGKHFYTIPNSTQDRALIILEREE, encoded by the coding sequence ATGGCAAATTCATCTTGGTCAAAAAATTCCAAACCCCGCAGTGGCGCAAGTGCGCTTGGCAAGGATTTTATCCCTCACATGAAGGCTCCGCGTACGGAGTTTCCGCTTTTTAACGGTAAGCGCGTGACGCCCTCTCTTGCAGGGCTTGACAAGCTGTTGCATTACTACGGTGTGGAACTCCAGCAGGATACCTTGAAGCAGATTTGGGAATTTCACCAGTTGCTCCGTGCGAACAATGACGACCAGGATTTGACTCGCCTCAACGCTTTTGAGACGATGGTGGAACGCCATTATGCCGACTGCACGCTCATCAACGCTTATGTGCCGAAGTGGCCTGCTCGCATGATTGATGTCGGCAGTGGTGCAGGATTCCCGGGAATCCCGCTCAAGATTGTGAACCCGTCCATTCGCCTGACGTTGTGCGAACCGCGCCCGAACCGCATCAACTTTTTGAACATGGTCATTGAGAAGATGGGCCTCAAGGGGATTGACGTGTTCGGCCATAAGGTCACGAGCCGCAGCATGACCATCCCTGTCGATGGCGTGATTAGCCGCGCTTTTGAGCTCATGGAAAAGACTCTCCCGCGCATTGCGAATTCCCTCAAGGTGGGTGGCCGCGTTTACTTTATGAAAGGCCCTGCTGTTGCCGATGAACTCAAGACGTTCTATCCTGAAGATTTCGGCTACAAGTTTGTCGGGAAGCACTTCTACACGATTCCGAACAGCACGCAAGATCGCGCGCTGATTATCCTGGAACGCGAAGAGTAA